One stretch of Dissulfurimicrobium hydrothermale DNA includes these proteins:
- the rsmI gene encoding 16S rRNA (cytidine(1402)-2'-O)-methyltransferase — protein sequence MSTDKKTHIKPGRLYVIATPIGNLKDITIRAIETLARVHLVAAEDTRQARKLLSHLGLNPKLISSRQQNELIVKDVILKTLEQGKDAALVTDAGTPALSDPGARLVAAARKAGFSVIPIPGPSAVTTVLSVAGMPADNFLFLGFLPSKRGERRKSLEAASGLPCTLVLFEAPHRLHELMVDMLDVLGDRKIVIAREITKVHETIMAGHISEIMKDLPNEIKGEITIVAEGAPPVKPDIKGREEAIRDAVSLMLASTSVREAAETLSKATGIAKGVIYKIALEVKKG from the coding sequence ATGTCTACAGACAAAAAGACGCACATTAAACCGGGTCGACTCTATGTAATCGCAACCCCGATTGGAAACCTCAAAGACATAACCATTAGGGCAATTGAGACCCTCGCAAGGGTACATCTGGTGGCTGCAGAGGATACGAGACAGGCGAGGAAACTCCTAAGCCATCTCGGACTCAACCCAAAACTCATAAGCTCCAGGCAGCAAAACGAACTTATAGTAAAAGATGTGATCTTGAAGACACTCGAACAGGGAAAGGACGCAGCCCTGGTCACTGACGCAGGGACCCCCGCGCTTTCAGATCCAGGGGCCAGGCTTGTAGCAGCTGCAAGAAAGGCTGGTTTTTCGGTCATCCCGATCCCAGGCCCGTCAGCCGTCACGACCGTCCTCAGTGTGGCCGGTATGCCAGCGGACAACTTCCTCTTTCTCGGATTCCTGCCATCCAAGAGAGGTGAACGCAGAAAGAGTCTTGAAGCAGCATCAGGCCTCCCTTGCACGCTCGTCCTCTTTGAGGCCCCACACAGGCTCCACGAACTCATGGTGGACATGCTGGATGTGCTGGGGGACAGAAAGATAGTTATTGCAAGGGAGATAACAAAGGTGCATGAGACTATTATGGCGGGCCATATAAGTGAAATCATGAAAGACCTGCCGAATGAAATAAAAGGGGAGATCACCATTGTTGCTGAAGGGGCGCCTCCTGTCAAACCGGATATCAAGGGCCGCGAAGAGGCCATAAGGGACGCTGTTTCCCTTATGCTCGCCTCGACATCAGTCAGAGAGGCGGCTGAGACCTTGAGTAAGGCCACAGGCATAGCCAAGGGCGTCATCTATAAAATCGCACTGGAGGTGAAAAAGGGATGA
- the kdsB gene encoding 3-deoxy-manno-octulosonate cytidylyltransferase yields MKIVAIIPARFKSTRLPGKPLADIGGRPMILHVYTRAVCIPDMDQVVVATDDRRISECIKEAGGNAVLTDPTLLSGTDRITEAARALGLSDEDIVVNIQGDQPLIEEEPVRMIIERLVRETELAITTPACPMDMEEAINPNRVKVVVDARWHAIYFSRALIPFDRDGVLKGIRGAFLRHVGLYAYRFGFLKTFAGLKPGALERIEQLEQLRAIENGFRIGVVKIEKAPLDVDTAEDLEVIRRLFKEPMSPL; encoded by the coding sequence ATGAAGATCGTTGCCATTATCCCAGCCAGATTCAAGTCAACCAGACTACCCGGGAAACCGCTTGCCGACATCGGAGGCAGGCCCATGATACTGCATGTATATACACGGGCCGTGTGCATCCCTGACATGGATCAAGTAGTGGTGGCCACTGACGATAGGCGCATATCCGAATGCATAAAAGAGGCAGGAGGCAATGCTGTGCTCACGGATCCGACGCTCTTGTCGGGCACGGATAGGATCACCGAGGCGGCGCGCGCACTTGGGCTCTCGGATGAAGATATTGTGGTGAACATTCAAGGAGATCAGCCGCTGATCGAGGAGGAGCCGGTCCGAATGATCATAGAAAGGCTCGTCCGCGAAACCGAGCTCGCTATAACCACACCTGCATGCCCCATGGATATGGAAGAGGCGATAAACCCCAACAGGGTTAAAGTGGTGGTGGATGCCAGGTGGCACGCCATATATTTTTCAAGGGCGCTGATCCCATTCGACCGCGATGGGGTGCTGAAAGGGATCAGAGGGGCCTTTTTGAGGCATGTCGGCCTCTATGCCTATCGTTTTGGCTTTTTAAAGACCTTTGCTGGACTTAAACCCGGCGCCCTCGAAAGGATCGAACAACTTGAACAGCTAAGGGCCATTGAAAATGGCTTCCGAATCGGCGTGGTAAAGATTGAAAAGGCCCCGCTGGATGTGGATACGGCCGAAGATCTCGAGGTGATTCGAAGGCTATTTAAAGAACCCATGTCGCCACTCTAG
- the murI gene encoding glutamate racemase — MKVMRDMIIGIFDSGVGGLTVARELRRMLPGRQLVYFGDTARAPYGAKSPETLIRYAVEDARFLISQGAGLIVIACHSAASVATEALRKTLDVPVFEVITPSIDQAVARTRKKVIGLIGTRATVSSMVYEREISARDPEIKVYSQACPLLVPLVEEGWFEARETRMIVRRYLRPLKDKGIDTLVLGCTHYPLLKQVITEKMGKRVEIIDPSREAAAAIRNYLGDDSTAGMLGVRAKARFFLSDVTPMTERIVAWFLGEKVRLEKVTIG; from the coding sequence ATGAAGGTCATGAGGGATATGATAATCGGTATTTTCGATTCAGGTGTTGGTGGGCTTACCGTGGCACGGGAGTTACGGCGCATGCTTCCCGGCAGACAGCTCGTATATTTCGGCGATACGGCCAGAGCTCCTTATGGTGCAAAGAGTCCCGAGACGCTTATCAGGTATGCGGTTGAGGATGCACGGTTTCTCATCAGTCAGGGGGCGGGGTTGATAGTGATCGCCTGTCATAGCGCTGCTAGCGTCGCCACAGAGGCGTTGAGGAAGACGCTTGATGTGCCTGTATTCGAGGTTATCACGCCGTCCATAGACCAGGCCGTGGCCAGGACGCGTAAAAAGGTCATAGGGCTTATAGGGACGAGGGCTACTGTCTCAAGTATGGTATATGAGCGGGAGATCAGCGCCAGGGATCCTGAGATAAAGGTCTATAGCCAGGCATGCCCACTGCTTGTACCCTTGGTCGAGGAGGGTTGGTTCGAGGCACGCGAGACCAGGATGATTGTGAGGAGATATCTTAGGCCCCTTAAAGACAAAGGAATAGACACCCTGGTACTCGGTTGTACCCACTATCCGCTTTTAAAGCAAGTGATTACGGAGAAGATGGGGAAACGCGTTGAGATAATAGATCCATCGCGAGAGGCTGCGGCGGCTATCAGAAATTATCTTGGAGACGACAGCACTGCCGGCATGTTAGGGGTGCGGGCCAAGGCCAGGTTCTTTCTGTCTGACGTCACCCCCATGACCGAGCGGATAGTCGCATGGTTTTTGGGAGAAAAGGTAAGGCTCGAAAAGGTGACCATTGGCTAG
- a CDS encoding ATP-dependent 6-phosphofructokinase, translating into MASVKDQKINIFEVADMLQEKDRCLPNVAGYNDIIDEIGEDEEIETTIISLGECKIDSPLVKKLYSCFIRDEDRVLVRVSEHNIRQTIKRGASLPSFEMAGPRRKIYFDPAKTRCAIVTCGGLCPGINDVIRAIVMTLHFGYGVQPIVGIRYGLRGFIPKYGIPVMELTPESVVRIHEYGGTVLGSSRGNQPADEIVDALTRLNVNILFMIGGDGTFRAASKIDDEIAARGLKISVIAIPKTIDNDIYLVSKTFGFDTAVEMACEAIRCAHTEAVGAPNCIGLVKVMGRHSGFIAAAAANALREVNFCLIPESDFDLEGDGGLLKALENRLRERGHAVVVAAEGAGQRYVTGGVVETDPSGNVKLGDIGLFLRDRFKTYFDEIGMDVSIRYIDPSYIVRSVPANVNDRLYCANLGQNAVHAAMAGKTAMMVSLWNDRYVHVPITAAIKRRKKVDLNSRFWLSVLESTGQSTLKN; encoded by the coding sequence TTGGCTAGTGTAAAAGATCAAAAAATAAACATCTTCGAGGTAGCCGATATGTTGCAAGAAAAAGATAGATGCCTGCCCAACGTTGCAGGATACAATGACATAATAGATGAAATAGGTGAGGATGAGGAAATAGAGACGACGATAATCTCGCTCGGTGAATGCAAGATAGACTCGCCGCTGGTGAAAAAACTGTATTCCTGCTTCATCCGAGATGAAGACCGGGTGCTCGTAAGGGTGTCGGAACATAACATCAGACAGACCATCAAACGCGGCGCATCCCTACCCTCCTTTGAGATGGCCGGGCCAAGAAGAAAGATATACTTCGATCCAGCCAAGACACGTTGCGCGATAGTGACATGTGGCGGGCTCTGTCCAGGCATAAACGACGTAATCCGCGCTATCGTCATGACCCTGCACTTCGGCTATGGTGTGCAGCCCATAGTTGGCATCCGTTATGGACTTCGGGGCTTTATCCCAAAATACGGCATCCCGGTAATGGAACTTACGCCCGAATCGGTGGTCCGCATACACGAATACGGCGGCACAGTTTTGGGATCCTCCCGTGGGAATCAACCTGCGGACGAGATAGTAGACGCCCTGACGAGACTAAATGTGAACATACTTTTTATGATTGGCGGTGACGGGACCTTCAGGGCTGCAAGCAAAATAGACGATGAGATCGCGGCAAGGGGGCTTAAAATATCAGTGATAGCCATCCCGAAGACAATAGACAACGATATCTATCTGGTATCAAAGACGTTTGGATTTGACACAGCCGTGGAGATGGCGTGCGAGGCCATAAGGTGCGCGCACACAGAGGCGGTCGGCGCCCCAAATTGCATAGGTCTTGTAAAGGTAATGGGCAGACACTCTGGATTCATCGCCGCCGCCGCGGCAAACGCCCTTCGGGAGGTCAACTTCTGTCTGATCCCAGAGAGCGATTTCGACCTTGAAGGCGACGGGGGGTTGTTAAAGGCCCTTGAAAACAGACTCAGGGAACGTGGGCATGCCGTAGTGGTAGCCGCCGAAGGGGCAGGGCAACGGTATGTAACCGGCGGCGTTGTTGAAACAGACCCTTCGGGGAATGTAAAGCTCGGGGACATCGGCCTCTTTCTGCGGGACCGCTTCAAGACCTATTTTGATGAGATTGGAATGGACGTCTCTATACGCTACATAGACCCGAGCTATATCGTCCGCAGTGTACCAGCCAATGTAAACGACCGCCTCTACTGCGCAAACCTTGGGCAAAACGCGGTCCATGCAGCCATGGCCGGAAAGACCGCTATGATGGTAAGCCTCTGGAACGACCGCTATGTCCACGTACCCATAACTGCAGCGATAAAACGTAGGAAAAAGGTGGATTTGAATAGTCGGTTCTGGCTGAGCGTACTTGAATCAACAGGACAATCAACGCTTAAAAACTAA
- a CDS encoding cupin domain-containing protein: MVSLKTAFFQCGDGIRFEPHPKYEGVKIAKLITKTECQKVGVSILILKPDTEIPIHVHEHEIDSIYVLSGRGEAFINGRHQEIGQGDYIFVPEAVPHGIRSSSDGELRLFIIHSPPIF, translated from the coding sequence ATGGTCTCATTAAAGACTGCTTTCTTTCAATGCGGTGATGGGATCAGATTCGAGCCCCATCCAAAATATGAGGGCGTCAAGATCGCCAAGCTCATTACAAAGACAGAGTGTCAGAAGGTGGGTGTCTCCATACTCATCCTTAAACCAGACACGGAGATACCTATTCATGTCCACGAGCATGAGATAGATTCTATATATGTCCTCAGCGGCAGAGGAGAGGCCTTTATAAACGGGCGGCATCAGGAGATCGGCCAGGGCGACTATATATTCGTCCCCGAGGCCGTTCCACACGGCATCAGAAGTTCAAGCGACGGAGAGCTGAGGCTGTTTATCATACACAGCCCGCCCATATTTTGA
- a CDS encoding efflux RND transporter permease subunit, with translation MNIADWIKGHHRSILFLIAVLALAGAAASLYLPVALFPYVEFPRVEVSLDAGDRPADLMAIEVTRPVEEAIRGVPGVRNVRSTTSRGSADISVNFDWSEDMVSAMLQVESAINQIRSTLPQGLSFTVRRMDPTVFPVLAYSLTSNTHSLVELRDIALYQLAPFLSTVKGVAKVEVQGGQEAEFQVMLDPAKMEALGLTVDDVAKALSASNVVKAVGRIEDHYRLYLAVSDTRLGGIGEIKNTVIRSGQNGLLRLDDIGTVTLGTVPQWIKVTADGRDAVLIQVYQQPRGNTVQIATDIKKKLAAFKPHLPSDIKIANWYDQSELILASAKSVRDAVFLGVLFAAVILWIFLRNARMTLIAAAAVPSVLAVTVLVLYLLHMRFDIMTLGGMAAAVGLIIDDMIVMEEHIVRGLARHSGTRHERIMAAMKELTSPLAGSSASTVIIFAPLAFLSGVTGAFFKALSLTMASALVVSFLVAWIGVPVLAAHLLKEDDIRVMDGGKGGIEQRFKNGYGWFMRCILDRAPLFLMLTLVSLAFAGWFSYKRLGSGFMPKMDEGGFILDYRTPPGTSLTETDRLLRQVEAILRATPEVDTYSRRTGTALGGFLTEANEGDFFVRLKPGPRRPIEAVMDEVRGRIERTIPGIQVEMAQLMEDLIGDLTAVPQPIEIKLFSDDQSLLGRLGPKVAQAISNIPGVVEVKDGIVFAGDALQIRVDRDKASFEGVDPEAVTRFVTQYLTGVVTTKIQENMKMVGVRVWVPEDVRKNMKDIENLQLKGSGGHLFPLKRIAKINILTGQPQIMHEDLKRMIAVTGRISGRDMGSVIRDVKKVLRRPGLIPKGVYYELGGLYEQQKIAFKGLITVFVAAVMLVFLLLLFLYERFRIALAILFTTLLSISAVFFGLWITGSEIDISSMMGITMIIGIVTEASIFYISELNAICISSTMPFKAALVEAGENRLRPIAMTTIAAILALMPLALGLGEGAAMLKPLAIAIVSGLFLQMPLVLVFLPILLSMLI, from the coding sequence GTGAATATTGCCGACTGGATCAAGGGCCATCATCGTTCAATTCTTTTTTTGATAGCGGTTCTTGCCTTGGCCGGTGCCGCTGCGAGCTTGTATCTCCCTGTTGCCCTTTTCCCATATGTTGAATTCCCGCGCGTCGAGGTCAGCTTAGACGCAGGCGACAGGCCGGCTGATCTAATGGCCATTGAGGTTACAAGACCTGTCGAGGAGGCGATCAGGGGCGTACCCGGCGTGCGGAACGTGCGTTCCACCACCAGTCGCGGCAGTGCTGATATCTCGGTCAATTTCGATTGGAGCGAAGATATGGTCTCGGCTATGCTTCAGGTGGAATCGGCCATAAATCAGATAAGATCGACGCTTCCGCAGGGTCTTAGTTTCACGGTTAGGCGAATGGATCCGACCGTCTTTCCGGTGTTGGCCTACAGCCTTACCTCAAATACCCATTCCTTGGTGGAGCTTAGGGACATCGCCCTCTATCAGCTGGCTCCTTTCCTGTCAACGGTGAAAGGCGTTGCGAAGGTCGAGGTCCAGGGCGGTCAGGAGGCGGAGTTTCAGGTTATGCTTGATCCGGCAAAGATGGAGGCCCTTGGGCTTACAGTGGACGATGTTGCAAAGGCGCTCTCGGCGTCGAATGTGGTAAAGGCCGTCGGCCGCATTGAGGACCACTACCGTCTCTATCTTGCTGTATCCGATACCAGACTAGGCGGGATAGGTGAGATTAAGAACACGGTCATCCGTTCAGGGCAAAACGGTCTGCTTCGCCTTGACGACATAGGGACGGTGACACTGGGTACGGTCCCGCAGTGGATAAAGGTCACGGCTGATGGACGCGATGCCGTACTCATCCAGGTTTACCAGCAGCCAAGGGGCAATACCGTTCAGATAGCAACGGATATCAAGAAAAAGCTTGCGGCCTTTAAGCCCCACCTTCCCAGCGATATAAAGATAGCCAACTGGTATGATCAGAGCGAGTTGATACTCGCCTCTGCCAAGAGTGTCCGCGATGCAGTGTTTTTAGGTGTCTTGTTTGCCGCAGTCATCCTGTGGATATTTTTGAGAAATGCAAGGATGACCCTTATCGCCGCCGCCGCCGTGCCCAGCGTTCTGGCGGTTACCGTTCTGGTCCTCTATCTTCTGCACATGAGGTTCGACATCATGACGCTTGGGGGTATGGCCGCTGCAGTTGGGCTCATCATCGACGACATGATAGTTATGGAGGAGCATATCGTAAGGGGCCTCGCAAGGCACAGTGGTACCAGACATGAGAGGATAATGGCCGCTATGAAGGAGCTTACCAGCCCCCTTGCTGGTTCGTCCGCCTCGACCGTCATCATATTCGCCCCGCTCGCCTTTCTTTCGGGCGTAACTGGCGCCTTTTTCAAGGCCTTATCCTTGACTATGGCCTCTGCCCTTGTGGTGTCTTTCTTAGTGGCCTGGATAGGGGTTCCGGTACTGGCTGCACACCTCTTAAAAGAAGACGACATCAGGGTCATGGACGGCGGAAAAGGAGGTATTGAACAGCGGTTTAAAAATGGATACGGGTGGTTTATGCGGTGTATACTTGATCGGGCCCCCCTTTTTCTCATGCTGACCCTTGTCAGCTTGGCATTTGCCGGCTGGTTTTCATACAAGAGGCTAGGTTCAGGATTTATGCCGAAGATGGACGAGGGCGGTTTTATACTCGATTACCGCACCCCTCCAGGCACATCCCTTACTGAAACAGATAGGCTCTTAAGGCAGGTTGAGGCGATACTGCGCGCCACCCCAGAGGTTGACACCTATTCGAGACGGACAGGCACGGCCCTTGGCGGTTTCCTCACGGAGGCCAACGAGGGCGATTTCTTTGTAAGGCTCAAGCCTGGACCCAGACGTCCTATAGAGGCCGTAATGGATGAGGTAAGGGGCAGGATAGAGAGGACCATACCTGGGATCCAGGTCGAGATGGCCCAATTGATGGAGGATCTTATAGGAGACTTGACTGCGGTACCGCAACCTATAGAGATAAAACTTTTTTCCGATGATCAGTCCCTCCTTGGAAGGCTTGGGCCTAAGGTGGCGCAGGCAATAAGCAATATCCCAGGGGTAGTGGAGGTGAAGGACGGGATCGTTTTCGCAGGCGATGCCCTTCAAATCCGTGTGGACCGGGATAAGGCGTCCTTCGAAGGGGTTGATCCAGAGGCTGTGACACGATTTGTCACCCAGTATCTTACAGGCGTTGTTACGACAAAGATACAGGAGAACATGAAGATGGTGGGCGTGAGGGTCTGGGTCCCTGAAGATGTCAGAAAGAATATGAAGGACATAGAAAATCTACAGCTCAAGGGTTCCGGAGGACATCTCTTTCCCCTGAAGAGGATAGCTAAGATCAATATACTTACCGGCCAGCCCCAGATTATGCATGAAGACCTGAAGAGGATGATAGCCGTAACGGGTAGGATAAGTGGGCGTGACATGGGTTCTGTCATAAGAGATGTAAAGAAGGTTCTGCGTCGGCCGGGATTGATCCCAAAAGGGGTGTATTATGAGCTCGGCGGGCTTTACGAACAGCAAAAGATCGCCTTCAAGGGCCTGATCACGGTCTTCGTTGCGGCGGTGATGCTTGTATTTTTATTGCTCCTTTTTCTCTATGAGAGATTCAGGATCGCCTTGGCTATTCTTTTTACCACCCTCCTTTCCATCTCGGCGGTCTTTTTCGGTTTGTGGATTACAGGGTCGGAGATTGACATCTCGTCTATGATGGGCATTACAATGATTATCGGTATAGTCACAGAGGCCTCCATTTTTTATATCTCCGAGCTCAATGCCATCTGCATCTCGTCCACAATGCCTTTTAAGGCCGCCTTGGTCGAGGCCGGGGAAAACCGCCTCCGCCCCATCGCCATGACCACCATAGCTGCCATCTTGGCCTTAATGCCGCTTGCGCTTGGGCTCGGTGAAGGGGCGGCTATGTTGAAACCGCTTGCCATAGCCATTGTTTCGGGCTTGTTTCTCCAAATGCCGCTTGTGCTGGTGTTCTTGCCCATTTTGCTCTCGATGTTGATTTAA